The window TGTTAAGGCTTCTGTTTCGGGAGCTGTGTGGCAATTTTCACCGTGAGTCACGGTGACGCGAACCCGCCCCGATTCGCCACGTGAAGAGACTCTCTGCGACGTAGTTCAAGAACATCGAGGCACCGATTGCGATGGGGAGCGGGATGAGTTGCCAGAGGTCGATGCCAGCGACGGGAATCGTCAGCGGAACCTCTCTGAGTGCGCGGACGACGAGTACCTGCACGGCGAGGCCACCGCTCCTGACGAGATTCGACTTGACGAACCGCCGAACCTTCGCGAGGAGGTGGTCCGACCCCGCGTCGGCAAACGTCCAGCGGTCGTTGATGACGAACATCACGACGATGGCGACTTCTGCGCCGGCGAGTTTGGCTACCTCGCCGACGACGCCGAACACGACGATGAGCAGGCTACTCACCGTAAGGTCGAACATCGCCCCGACAGCACCGACAGATGCGAACTTCCCGAAGCGGGCACCAGAGAGGAGCGCGGACAACCGATTAGTCATCCATGACCTCGCACGAGGCGTCCTCGACGAGGGTTCGCTCGTCGTTGCGGGCGGCGATGAACTCGTGGAGCCTGTCCTGTCGAATCGTTCGCGCGCGATGCCGTGACCGAAGGAGGCCGCGGCCCATCTTGAGCGTCGTGTCGATAGGCGAGACGGTCGAATTCGGCTGGTCCTCCCAGACGACCGGGACTTCGGCGATTCGGTGGTCGAACGCCCCCGAAACG is drawn from Haloferax litoreum and contains these coding sequences:
- a CDS encoding GtrA family protein, translating into MTNRLSALLSGARFGKFASVGAVGAMFDLTVSSLLIVVFGVVGEVAKLAGAEVAIVVMFVINDRWTFADAGSDHLLAKVRRFVKSNLVRSGGLAVQVLVVRALREVPLTIPVAGIDLWQLIPLPIAIGASMFLNYVAESLFTWRIGAGSRHRDSR